In Pyxidicoccus xibeiensis, the following proteins share a genomic window:
- a CDS encoding methyl-accepting chemotaxis protein gives MSTTSLPSPGALFRRLYLPRSIITAVAFTPALYVDMQLLDLEGDHELRIFLGVITPLVLGLCAVAQPLLVIPWLLRRAMSQEGPLRVERLIRIPAQLAFVEAMVSWTLGGILFNGGVAVLLDRPPSVVLVGVAVAVSAGLFSCPLMYMVYEQVMMPTVLDAYQRAPSAKPAGEGFAARQLWLLPATVVSALLVTCLTSIVTLHLRLERSLGTLAADIQEQGDAGAARRVQATIQPLQRDLVMPVVMFGGYAALGSILTAAWAARRLAKGSRAVGASLEALVEGRAAPPQWVSTDELGDLAAKTWQLYQRLQELPRSLRTSAGDLAQAGTRLSQASTQQNQTLSRQAAALHQARATAQEIQQASLVTASRASSILQVAERAASVGKLGEESLAGTEKGLASIREIAAGLHDQMTDLEQRAREVGRVSEVVKALADQSHMLAINAAIEATRAGEHGKGFGVVARQMRDLADQSIQATNHVRGLLENMASATHHATVMSDQGAEGVEKALVPLRTSGERLRELAALSVESASAVRQITEAMSQQHQGVDQLFAAVRELDELTTDTLRHLDTTQQAATAVTQATGQVSRLAERYV, from the coding sequence ATGTCCACCACCTCGCTCCCGTCCCCCGGCGCGCTGTTCCGGCGGCTGTATCTGCCGCGCTCCATCATCACCGCGGTGGCCTTCACCCCCGCGCTCTACGTCGACATGCAGCTGCTCGACCTGGAGGGAGACCACGAGCTGCGCATCTTCCTGGGCGTCATCACCCCGCTGGTGCTGGGGCTGTGCGCCGTGGCGCAGCCGCTGCTCGTGATTCCCTGGCTGCTGCGGCGCGCGATGAGCCAGGAGGGGCCGCTGCGGGTGGAGCGGCTGATCCGCATCCCGGCCCAGCTGGCCTTCGTCGAGGCGATGGTGTCGTGGACGCTGGGCGGCATCCTCTTCAACGGCGGCGTGGCGGTGCTGCTGGACCGGCCGCCGTCGGTGGTGCTGGTGGGCGTGGCGGTGGCGGTGAGCGCGGGGCTGTTCAGCTGCCCGCTGATGTACATGGTGTACGAGCAGGTGATGATGCCCACCGTGCTGGACGCGTACCAGCGCGCCCCCAGCGCGAAGCCCGCGGGGGAAGGCTTCGCCGCGCGCCAGCTCTGGCTGCTGCCGGCCACCGTCGTCTCCGCGCTGCTCGTCACGTGTCTCACCAGCATCGTCACCCTGCACCTGCGCCTGGAGCGCAGCCTGGGCACGCTGGCGGCCGACATCCAGGAGCAGGGAGACGCGGGGGCCGCGCGGCGCGTGCAGGCCACCATCCAGCCGCTCCAGCGAGACCTGGTGATGCCGGTGGTGATGTTCGGAGGCTACGCGGCGCTGGGCTCCATCCTCACCGCGGCCTGGGCGGCCCGCCGGCTGGCGAAGGGCTCGCGGGCGGTGGGCGCGTCGCTGGAGGCGCTGGTGGAGGGCCGCGCCGCGCCGCCGCAGTGGGTGTCCACGGACGAGCTGGGCGACCTGGCGGCGAAGACGTGGCAGCTGTACCAGCGGCTCCAGGAGCTGCCGCGCTCGCTGCGCACGTCGGCGGGGGACCTGGCCCAGGCGGGCACCCGGCTGTCGCAGGCCAGCACCCAGCAGAACCAGACGCTGTCGCGGCAGGCCGCGGCGCTGCACCAGGCCCGCGCCACGGCGCAGGAAATCCAGCAGGCGTCGCTCGTGACGGCGTCGCGCGCCAGCAGCATCCTCCAGGTTGCCGAGCGCGCCGCCTCCGTGGGCAAGCTGGGCGAGGAGTCGCTGGCCGGCACCGAGAAGGGGCTCGCCTCCATCCGCGAAATCGCCGCCGGCCTGCACGACCAGATGACGGACCTGGAGCAGCGCGCCCGCGAGGTGGGCCGCGTGTCCGAGGTGGTGAAGGCGCTGGCGGACCAATCACACATGCTCGCCATCAACGCGGCGATTGAAGCCACGCGCGCGGGCGAGCACGGCAAGGGCTTTGGCGTGGTGGCGCGGCAGATGCGCGACCTGGCGGACCAGTCCATCCAGGCCACCAACCACGTGCGCGGGCTGCTGGAGAACATGGCCTCCGCCACGCACCATGCGACGGTGATGTCGGACCAGGGCGCCGAGGGCGTGGAGAAGGCGCTGGTGCCGCTGCGCACCAGCGGCGAGCGGCTGCGCGAGCTGGCCGCGCTGTCCGTGGAGTCCGCGAGCGCGGTGCGCCAGATTACCGAGGCGATGTCCCAGCAGCACCAGGGTGTGGACCAGCTCTTCGCCGCCGTGCGTGAGCTGGACGAGCTGACCACGGACACCCTGCGCCACCTGGACACCACGCAGCAGGCGGCCACCGCCGTCACCCAGGCGACGGGACAGGTGTCCCGGCTCGCCGAGCGCTACGTCTAG
- a CDS encoding serine/threonine-protein kinase, protein MPFFIPVAVGGLVLTALGLGVKRVLEEVAPASPEEARVREARERHAEALAALRAARLLVREGLVAWGARQSCVHTEVALPFRELLERLERWGHARADEVLDAGALEALRALPPAPSARADRRPWPLLGVGAVPPPELLPVLAWLDRGWLDEDAPPVVVDGASLFEAAAPRDSQAPGTPDARVRALDEAAGVLAQATRFLEELRARLVAREARVAALHGRASVQLTYLDASSFEEDGPEPRERLLRLAALVGRLGVLLRAPVLGVDGRLAPAPPESPDDEAAPHT, encoded by the coding sequence ATGCCCTTCTTCATCCCAGTCGCGGTGGGTGGCCTGGTGCTGACGGCGCTGGGGCTCGGCGTGAAGCGGGTGCTGGAAGAGGTGGCTCCCGCTTCACCGGAGGAGGCCCGGGTCCGCGAGGCGCGGGAGCGACACGCCGAGGCGCTGGCGGCCCTGCGCGCGGCCCGGCTGCTGGTGAGAGAGGGCCTCGTGGCCTGGGGCGCGCGCCAGTCGTGCGTGCACACGGAGGTGGCGCTGCCCTTCCGGGAGCTGCTGGAGCGGCTGGAGCGCTGGGGCCACGCGCGGGCCGACGAGGTGCTGGACGCCGGGGCGCTGGAGGCGCTGCGGGCGCTTCCTCCGGCCCCTTCCGCGCGCGCGGACCGGCGCCCGTGGCCGCTGCTCGGCGTGGGCGCGGTACCGCCGCCGGAGCTGCTGCCCGTGCTGGCCTGGCTGGACCGGGGCTGGCTGGACGAGGACGCGCCGCCAGTGGTGGTGGACGGTGCCTCGCTGTTCGAGGCCGCCGCGCCTCGGGACTCCCAGGCGCCGGGCACTCCGGACGCGCGGGTGCGCGCGCTGGACGAGGCCGCCGGGGTGCTGGCCCAGGCCACGCGCTTTCTCGAGGAGCTGCGCGCGCGGCTGGTGGCCCGTGAAGCCCGCGTGGCCGCGCTGCACGGGCGGGCCTCGGTGCAGCTGACGTACCTGGACGCCTCCAGCTTCGAGGAGGACGGGCCGGAGCCTCGCGAGCGGCTGCTGCGCCTGGCCGCGCTGGTGGGCCGGCTGGGCGTGCTGCTGCGCGCGCCGGTGCTGGGCGTGGACGGGCGGCTGGCGCCGGCCCCGCCGGAGTCTCCCGACGACGAGGCGGCACCTCACACGTAG
- a CDS encoding serine/threonine-protein kinase, which yields MDCLSDDVVHALVRGQLPRPEADACSDHLTGCGRCTQAYVSASTLRLTRDLHTQVSWEAPVPPPPPSLPRGAQLGRYLVLERLGVGGMGEVYAAFDPRLDRRVALKLLRPPNQGDAEARARARERLLGEARAMARLSHPHVAQVFDVGDLEGRVFLAMELVEGLTLGAWLRAGPHPRSEVLRLFTQAGRGLSAAHAAGIIHRDFKPENVVLGPDGRARVVDFGVARIGEVAPLPEGAPRAEAPLAPPAWAGGGADEAVQGTPGFMAPEQYLPGGPVDARADQFAFAASLYLALCGRPAFQGRTPSDLYRAVRLGRVAPPPPEARLTYPVHRALLRALRPEPERRFASMDALLEALEPSPLTRRPLVVGAVMAGVLGVMLASGLPGYQEAHRAAACRREARVELDAAWGPGRAEAMERAFLGSGVPYARETLDSTRAALDAYGRAWAEQRVAVCTVGQAHDADAAVLALQGECLRARRQDLAALVDVLMRADTRVVEASRMAATGLPALASCMDTKALRSSARAEEGTRTSEPERAALAKARALAAAGRPSDGLAELLPLAPEAGALLVSARDAELAYVTGYLLVDTGREDEGRALLKRAAWAALGSHDDVLALDIVSHLALVLGSHLGETRQARDWFELGRTLLARRPGADAQATALFRAGGRIDFMAGRLQEAEGWMREALARAVRAHGEGSLQAAERRAELAYALAGQGRFEEAVAERQLAVAVLERTFGASHPRVGYVLRGLAFALNRQGKAEEALVSAQQALTLIEAAHTPRHAVVGAARNTVAEVLVELGRTDEARAMAERAVAATREAEGESHPGVAIPLTTLGLAQLQAGRAAEAERTLREALRLCEALPEDHPNRSDVLEALGEARRALGQGREAVAALEAALRLREAVVHQGPELATTRFHLARALHATGGTAERTRALALARQAAPELTGARVRGELAAWLARAAP from the coding sequence ATGGACTGTCTTTCCGACGACGTCGTACATGCGCTCGTGCGCGGCCAGCTGCCGCGGCCCGAGGCGGACGCGTGCAGCGACCACCTCACCGGTTGCGGCCGCTGCACGCAGGCCTACGTCTCCGCCAGCACGCTGCGGCTGACGCGAGATTTGCACACCCAGGTGTCGTGGGAGGCGCCCGTGCCGCCGCCCCCGCCCAGCCTGCCGCGGGGCGCGCAGCTCGGGCGCTACCTGGTGCTGGAGCGGCTGGGCGTGGGGGGCATGGGCGAGGTGTATGCGGCGTTCGACCCACGGCTGGACCGGCGCGTGGCGCTCAAGCTGCTGCGGCCTCCGAACCAGGGGGACGCGGAGGCCCGGGCCCGCGCGCGCGAGCGGCTGCTGGGCGAGGCGCGCGCCATGGCCCGCCTCAGCCACCCCCACGTGGCGCAGGTGTTCGACGTGGGCGACCTGGAGGGGCGCGTCTTCCTCGCCATGGAGCTGGTGGAGGGCCTCACGCTGGGGGCCTGGCTGCGCGCGGGGCCCCACCCCCGGTCCGAGGTGCTGCGGCTGTTCACCCAGGCGGGCCGGGGGCTGTCGGCCGCGCATGCCGCCGGCATCATCCACCGCGACTTCAAGCCGGAGAACGTGGTGCTGGGCCCCGACGGACGCGCGCGCGTGGTGGACTTCGGCGTGGCCCGCATCGGCGAGGTGGCGCCCCTGCCCGAAGGCGCCCCGCGAGCCGAGGCGCCGCTCGCGCCGCCCGCGTGGGCCGGAGGCGGTGCTGACGAGGCCGTTCAAGGCACACCGGGCTTCATGGCGCCGGAGCAGTACCTCCCCGGCGGGCCGGTGGATGCGCGCGCGGACCAGTTCGCCTTCGCGGCGAGCCTCTACCTGGCGCTGTGCGGGCGCCCCGCCTTCCAGGGACGTACGCCGTCGGACCTGTACCGCGCGGTGCGCCTGGGCAGGGTGGCGCCACCTCCGCCCGAGGCACGCCTGACGTACCCGGTACACCGGGCGCTCTTGCGCGCGCTGCGGCCGGAGCCCGAGCGGCGCTTTGCCTCCATGGACGCGCTGCTCGAGGCGCTGGAGCCGAGCCCCCTGACGCGGAGGCCCCTCGTGGTGGGGGCGGTGATGGCGGGGGTGCTGGGGGTGATGCTCGCCTCGGGGCTGCCGGGCTATCAGGAGGCGCACCGGGCGGCCGCCTGCCGGCGCGAGGCGCGGGTGGAGCTCGACGCGGCCTGGGGCCCGGGCAGGGCCGAGGCGATGGAGCGCGCCTTCCTCGGCTCGGGTGTGCCCTATGCGCGGGAGACGCTGGACTCCACCCGGGCGGCGCTGGATGCGTACGGGCGCGCCTGGGCGGAGCAGCGCGTGGCGGTGTGCACCGTGGGCCAGGCGCACGACGCGGACGCGGCGGTACTGGCGCTGCAGGGGGAGTGCCTTCGCGCCAGGCGTCAGGACCTGGCGGCCCTGGTGGACGTGCTGATGCGGGCGGACACGCGCGTGGTGGAAGCCTCGCGCATGGCGGCCACCGGCCTGCCGGCGCTCGCCTCCTGCATGGACACGAAGGCGCTGCGGAGCTCGGCGCGCGCGGAGGAAGGGACGCGGACGTCGGAGCCCGAGCGCGCGGCGCTCGCGAAGGCTCGGGCGCTCGCGGCGGCGGGGAGACCGTCGGACGGCCTGGCCGAGCTGCTGCCGCTCGCGCCTGAGGCCGGGGCGCTGCTGGTGTCCGCGCGGGACGCGGAGCTGGCCTACGTCACGGGCTACCTGCTGGTGGACACCGGGCGCGAGGACGAGGGCCGTGCCCTGCTCAAGCGCGCCGCGTGGGCCGCGCTCGGCTCGCACGACGACGTGCTGGCGCTCGACATCGTCTCCCACCTCGCGCTGGTGCTGGGCAGCCACCTGGGCGAGACGCGCCAGGCACGTGACTGGTTCGAGCTGGGCCGGACGCTGCTCGCACGGCGGCCGGGCGCGGATGCCCAGGCCACGGCGCTGTTCCGGGCAGGCGGCCGCATCGACTTCATGGCGGGCCGCCTCCAGGAGGCCGAGGGCTGGATGCGCGAGGCGCTGGCGCGCGCGGTGCGTGCCCACGGCGAGGGCTCGCTGCAGGCCGCGGAGCGACGGGCGGAGCTCGCATACGCGCTGGCCGGACAGGGCCGCTTCGAGGAAGCAGTGGCCGAGCGCCAGCTGGCGGTGGCGGTGCTGGAGCGCACCTTCGGCGCGTCGCACCCGCGCGTGGGCTACGTGCTTCGCGGCCTGGCCTTCGCGCTCAACCGACAGGGGAAGGCCGAGGAGGCGCTCGTCAGCGCGCAGCAGGCGCTCACGCTCATCGAGGCCGCGCACACGCCGCGCCATGCCGTGGTGGGGGCCGCGCGCAACACGGTGGCGGAGGTGCTGGTGGAGCTGGGGCGCACGGACGAGGCGCGCGCCATGGCGGAGCGCGCGGTGGCCGCCACCCGCGAGGCTGAAGGAGAGTCGCACCCCGGCGTGGCCATTCCCCTGACGACGCTCGGCCTCGCGCAGCTCCAGGCAGGACGCGCGGCCGAGGCGGAGCGGACGCTGCGTGAGGCGCTGCGGCTGTGCGAGGCCCTGCCGGAAGACCACCCCAATCGCTCAGACGTGCTGGAGGCGCTCGGCGAGGCTCGGCGGGCGCTGGGCCAGGGGCGGGAGGCGGTGGCCGCGCTGGAGGCGGCGCTGCGGCTCCGCGAGGCGGTGGTGCACCAGGGGCCCGAGCTCGCCACCACGCGCTTCCACCTGGCGAGGGCACTGCACGCGACGGGCGGCACGGCGGAGCGCACGCGGGCCCTGGCACTCGCCCGGCAGGCCGCACCGGAGCTCACGGGCGCGAGGGTGCGCGGCGAGCTCGCCGCGTGGCTCGCGCGCGCCGCTCCCTGA
- a CDS encoding LysR family transcriptional regulator has product MDLTHLRYFQAVAEAGSITAAAHVLGITQPTLTAAIQQMEKRLGTKLLLRGRAGIQLTATGEALRRHAAAVHAQLDQAEQEIRALQDEEVGNFVLGCHESLGAYFLPSFLPAFLRAAPRISLTLWNGTSSGVRDAVVERKVHFGLVVNPRPHPDLVFVPLFHDAMDVFVAAEGAPPEGDEDGAHARLAEGPLIYAPRVLQCQELLERLAARGLLPERLLPCGDLELVKSLSLSGLGVALLPRRVAAYWQQGRLRRLHPSLPFFEDTITLVYHSDGHRTRAARRLKDALVEHGHKLEAELATG; this is encoded by the coding sequence ATGGACTTGACGCATCTGCGCTACTTCCAGGCGGTGGCCGAGGCGGGCAGCATCACCGCCGCCGCCCACGTGCTTGGCATCACCCAGCCGACGCTCACGGCCGCCATCCAGCAGATGGAGAAGCGGCTCGGCACCAAGCTGCTGTTGCGCGGGCGGGCGGGCATCCAGCTCACCGCCACGGGCGAGGCGCTGCGGCGGCATGCCGCGGCCGTGCACGCCCAGCTCGACCAGGCCGAGCAGGAGATTCGCGCGCTCCAGGACGAGGAGGTGGGCAACTTCGTCCTCGGGTGTCACGAGTCGCTCGGCGCGTACTTCCTCCCGTCGTTCCTGCCCGCCTTCCTGCGGGCCGCGCCGCGAATCTCCCTCACGCTGTGGAACGGGACCTCCAGCGGGGTGCGCGACGCGGTGGTCGAGCGCAAGGTGCACTTCGGGCTGGTGGTCAATCCTCGCCCCCACCCGGACCTGGTCTTCGTGCCGCTCTTCCATGACGCCATGGATGTCTTCGTGGCGGCCGAGGGCGCGCCCCCGGAGGGTGACGAGGACGGTGCGCATGCGCGCCTGGCGGAAGGGCCGCTCATCTACGCGCCGAGGGTGCTCCAGTGCCAGGAGCTGCTGGAGCGACTGGCGGCGCGCGGGTTGCTGCCCGAGCGACTGCTGCCGTGCGGTGACCTGGAGCTGGTGAAGAGCCTCTCGCTCTCCGGGCTGGGCGTGGCGTTGCTGCCGCGCCGGGTGGCCGCCTACTGGCAGCAGGGCCGCCTGCGCCGGCTGCACCCCTCGCTGCCCTTCTTCGAGGACACCATCACCCTCGTCTACCACTCGGATGGGCACCGCACCCGCGCCGCGCGCCGACTGAAGGACGCGCTGGTCGAGCACGGGCACAAGCTCGAGGCCGAGCTGGCCACGGGCTGA